From the genome of Alosa sapidissima isolate fAloSap1 chromosome 14, fAloSap1.pri, whole genome shotgun sequence, one region includes:
- the LOC121681600 gene encoding uncharacterized protein LOC121681600 — translation MQRAKENIVGPYRLKLNHNAKTRYDEKIKGIKGLDPYEHSDWSGNVNLLPNFQHPYIYNYMILSVSAYTHKVFSNFKSLQQAQVFFTDGWVQDLEMVKVGQKTVVRSKVNHSMRLSQKPLQPWVILTACGEVESAHCTCMAGVAEKCAHVAALLYKIDTTVRLRGNVTPTDVEAYWVMPSNITKVQGVPGHTIDFTTSSARKKALDRSVCGDTSTAPKIRTRSGGTCLPQKTLADLKPLTELMHAHRSGLCSVMEEFCHLYVDPIQPCVLPKSLLRLRDPQMDGCDLSVLLQHCEGYGKGLLHHTDGAAAQGHESGRLWIYNQPFFP, via the exons ATGCAGCGGGCTAAAGAAAACATTGTCGGACCATACCGCCTTAAACTAAATCATAATGCAAAGACGAGGTATGACGAAAAAATAAAGGGAATCAAAGGACTGGATCCTTATGAGCATAGCGACTGGTCAGGGAACGTCAACCTGCTGCCCAACTTCCAGCACCCATATATATACAACTACATGATATTAAGTGTTAGTGCGTACACGCACAAAGTTTTCAGTAACTTCAAGTCGCTGCAGCAGGCCCAGGTCTTTTTTACAGATGGGTGGGTCCAGGACCTGGAGATGGTAAAAGTGGGGCAGAAAACTGTCGTCCGTTCAAAG GTGAATCACTCCATGCGACTCAGCCAGAAGCCCCTACAGCCATGGGTCATACTTACAGCATGTGGGGAAGTGGAGAGCGCTCACTGCACTTGTATGGCTGGTGTGGCAGAGAAGTGCGCACATGTGGCAGCCCTCCTGTACAAGATCGATACAACTGTGCGTCTGCGGGGAAATGTGACTCCAACAGATGTTGAAGCGTACTGGGTGATGCCCTCCAATATAACCAAAGTGCAGGGAGTGCCTGGCCATACTATTGACTTTACAACAAGCTCTGCCCGAAAAAAGGCACTTGATCGGTCAGTGTGTGGAGACACCAGCACAGCACCCAAGATCCGGACCCGCTCAGGTGGCACATGTTTACCGCAGAAGACACTTGCTGATTTAAAACCCCTCACAgaactcatgcatgcacacaggtcCGGACTGTGCTCTGTAATGGAGGAATTCTGCCACCTCTATGTTGACCCCATTCAGCCATGTGTCCTGCCCAAGTCACTGCTGCGTCTTCGCGACCCACAAATGGATGGCTGTGACTTGTCGGTCCTGCTTCAACACTGTGAGG gctaCGGCAAGGGTCTCCTACATCACACAGACGGAGCTGCGGCACAGGGACATGAAAGTGGAAGACTGTGGATTTATAATCAACCCTTCTTTCCCTGA
- the LOC121681598 gene encoding uncharacterized protein LOC121681598: protein MCRHHDVFPVVNAKHFGNPRHKQQVGKRARLDCWEVFKMPSTCCVINCNSRSHDRSGVKLKNGISYYRFPAWKNNSTSHVSEVTKRRRMAWIAAVRRPKITFDNSPPHMMVCSKHFHKGKPAYEMIECDPDWAPSLYLGHTEVKVTNTDRFKRLRRRATRSQQPQPPHTGPEAEFDIAAPLYPDNTTSATEMEGLVNPPPSLGTVHTGPETELNEPAHLFPDYSAPVAEIEGQETQPLPPAPDNACREEDMETETSGDAGAPMGNADEQQKCTKCALRTKEIIRLQEENRKLKGELSKKALDENFLKNNDLKVKYYTGLPSFSLLMGVLMQIIPSLPKTKERKLSHFQMLLLTLMRLRLDLPVEHVAHLFDISRHTAYNLFFETINVLHAHLSPLVYWPKRHCIQASMPHQYVEMFGNRVTVIIDCFELFIERAQNLRAKAQTYSNYKSRYTMKYLIGITPQGTISFISKGWGGRASDKQITENSGFLQKPSSGDLVLADRGFDIKESVALVGATLKIPAFTRGHSQLNAKDVEETRKLAHVRIHVERVIGCMRSKFNILNDTIRLGFVVPCEGEDKTLLDKIVVVCCALTNMCPSIVVKPSC from the exons ATGTGTCGTCATCATGACGTATTCCCAGTGGTGAACGCAAAGCATTTTGGGAATCCGCGGCACAAACAACAAGTAGGAAAACGCGCCAGACTTGATTGCTGGGAAGTGTTCAAGATGCCGTCTACCTGCTGTGTTATAAACTGTAATAGTCGTTCTCATGATAGAAGTGGAGTAAAGCTTAAGAACGGAATTTCCTATTATCGTTTTCCAGCGTGGAAAAATAATAGTACAAGCCATGTTTCAGAGGTGACAAAAAGGCGACGAATGGCATGGATAGCAGCAGTAAGGAGGCCCAAGATTACCTTCGATAACAGTCCGCCACACATGATGGTGTGttcaaagcattttcacaaag GCAAACCTGCTTATGAAATGATTGAGTGTGATCCTGACTGGGCCCCTTCCCTGTACCTCGGCCATACTGAGGTCAAAGTTACTAACACAGACCGGTTCAAGCGGCTTAGGAGAAGAGCGACGAGGTCACAACAACCGCAACCCCCCCACACTGGTCCTGAGGCTGAGTTCGATATTGCTGCACCTTTATACCCAG ACAACACTACATCTGCAACTGAGATGGAAGGTCTCGTGAATCCACCCCCATCTCTGGGCACTGTCCACACCGGTCCTGAGACTGAGCTGAATGAACCAGCACATTTGTTCCCAG ACTACTCTGCACCTGTGGCTGAGATAGAAGGACAAGAGACTCAGCCCCTACCACCAGCCCCAGACAATGCATGCAGAGAGGAAGATATGGAGACTGAAACATCAGGGGATGCTGGTGCTCCAATGGGGAATGCAGATGAACAGCAAAAGTGCACCAAGTGTGCCCTTAGAACCAAAGAAATAATCCGTTTGCAGGAGGAGAATCGAAAACTGAAGGGAGAGCTCTCCAAAAAGGCCCTGGATGAGAATTTTCTCAAAAACAATGATTTAAAGGTGAAGTACTACACTGGCCTTCCATCTTTCAGTCTGTTGATGGGTGTGCTGATGCAAATCATTCCCAGTCTaccaaaaacaaaagaaagaaaactctcCCATTTTCAAATGCTCCTCCTGACCCTTATGCGCTTAAGACTTGATCTGCCTGTCGAACATGTTGCACACCTCTTCGACATTAGCCGACATACCGCATACAATCTGTTCTTTGAGACCATCAATGTACTGCATGCACACCTCAGTCCTTTGGTGTACTGGCCAAAGCGACATTGTATACAGGCAAGCATGCCACATCAGTATGTAGAAATGTTTGGGAATCGTGTTACTGTCATTATTGACTGCTTTGAGCTTTTCATTGAAAGGGCACAAAATTTACGTGCAAAGGCACAGACATATTCAAACTACAAAAGCAGGTACACAATGAAATATCTCATCGGCATAACACCACAAGGTACTATCTCTTTCATTTCCAAAGGGTGGGGGGGGCGTGCCAGTGATAAGCAGATCACCGAGAACAGTGGCTTTCTTCAGAAGCCCTCGTCTGGAGACCTTGTGTTAGCGGACCGTGGATTTGATATTAAAGAAAGTGTTGCCCTTGTGGGCGCTACACTGAAAATACCTGCCTTCACCAGGGGCCACAGCCAACTTAATGCAAAAGATGTGGAAGAGACCAGGAAGTTAGCTCATGTTAGGATCCACGTGGAGCGAGTGATAGGGTGTATGCGCTCTAAGTTCAACATATTAAATGACACAATACGCCTTGGATTTGTGGTGCCTTGTGAGGGGGAGGATAAGACTTTGTTGGATAAAATTGTGGTTGTGTGCTGTGCTTTGACCAATATGTGTCCAAGTATTGTTGTGAAGCCGTCATGTTAG